Proteins from one Bacillaceae bacterium S4-13-56 genomic window:
- the mgtE gene encoding magnesium transporter has translation MNTLEMTENEISLVLIQSLKDGKKKAFQEIIEELQPYDIAQQYLSIPNKHRNKFLLYLTTDELAEFIQELEKEDQLEVIHKLGVEKSTKVLDLMENDDLATLLTDLDPEKIEELLSEMNKEESEVVQNLMNYPTESAGRMMTNRYVWIPQSYTVREAVDKLKHFAELAEYLNYLYVIDQEKKLVGVVSYKDLLLGDLHEKIEDIMYSRIVKVDVYTDQEEVAKLISRYDFVSIPVIEEDQTLVGVITVDDIIDVVIQEANEDIEKLSASGKAIDFNTKPLVAAYRRLPWLILLLFIGLVSGSIIDSFSNTLDQVIALTFFMPMIAGMTGNTGTQSLAVVVRGLVSEDLDYKQVMKLISRELWVGIIIGITCSIMIAIIALVWQNSLTLGLVVGSSLLLTLIIGTLAGTIIPLILYKLNVDPAVASGPFITTINDILSLLIYFGIATTFLSKLL, from the coding sequence ATGAACACTTTAGAAATGACAGAAAATGAAATTTCATTAGTCTTAATCCAATCATTGAAAGACGGGAAAAAGAAAGCCTTTCAAGAAATTATAGAGGAGCTACAGCCATATGATATCGCTCAGCAATATTTATCCATTCCAAATAAGCATCGAAATAAATTCCTTCTATATTTAACTACAGATGAATTAGCAGAGTTTATACAAGAATTAGAAAAAGAGGATCAACTAGAGGTTATACATAAATTAGGCGTTGAAAAGTCCACAAAAGTTTTAGATTTAATGGAGAATGATGACCTTGCTACACTACTTACGGATTTAGATCCCGAAAAGATCGAAGAACTGCTATCCGAGATGAATAAAGAGGAATCTGAGGTCGTCCAAAATCTTATGAACTACCCAACAGAATCTGCCGGACGAATGATGACGAACCGTTATGTTTGGATTCCTCAATCATATACCGTTAGAGAGGCCGTGGATAAGCTTAAGCATTTTGCAGAGCTTGCCGAGTATTTGAATTATTTGTATGTGATAGATCAAGAGAAAAAACTAGTCGGAGTAGTCTCTTACAAAGATTTACTTCTAGGTGACCTACATGAAAAAATCGAAGATATTATGTATAGCCGTATAGTAAAAGTTGATGTCTATACAGACCAAGAAGAAGTAGCCAAACTGATTAGTCGATATGACTTTGTATCTATACCAGTTATTGAAGAAGATCAAACACTAGTTGGAGTTATCACAGTCGATGATATTATCGATGTTGTCATTCAAGAAGCTAATGAAGACATAGAAAAATTATCTGCATCTGGTAAAGCAATTGATTTTAACACAAAGCCCCTAGTTGCAGCATACCGGCGTCTCCCATGGCTTATACTACTGCTTTTTATTGGACTTGTTTCTGGAAGTATAATAGATAGTTTTTCAAATACTTTGGATCAAGTAATTGCACTTACTTTCTTCATGCCAATGATTGCGGGTATGACAGGAAACACAGGTACACAATCACTAGCTGTTGTAGTAAGAGGACTAGTATCAGAGGACCTAGACTACAAACAAGTTATGAAGTTAATTTCTCGAGAACTTTGGGTGGGTATCATCATTGGTATAACCTGTAGCATTATGATTGCGATTATTGCATTAGTATGGCAAAACAGTCTTACCTTGGGCTTAGTGGTAGGAAGTTCGCTGCTCTTAACTCTTATCATTGGAACACTGGCAGGTACAATAATCCCGCTAATCCTATACAAGTTAAATGTAGATCCAGCTGTTGCTTCTGGCCCATTTATTACAACAATTAATGATATTCTTTCCTTATTAATATACTTTGGAATTGCTACAACTTTTTTATCAAAATTACTTTAA